A genomic region of Colletotrichum destructivum chromosome 1, complete sequence contains the following coding sequences:
- a CDS encoding Putative mRNA splicing factor Cwf21 domain-containing protein: MSDNVGLSTPRGSGTSGYVQRNLAHMRPRDYGAPYPPKDADSFRHKQRQPDKEILEHDRKREVEVKVLDLRDTLEDEGLDEEEVEKRCDEMRTKLLAELEKQKNSRGGGAGPVRKHFKSHQVHEMADAKIKESERLRNALRISKDYEEGSHWKRQEERLRGSLEKDTKREDVD; the protein is encoded by the exons ATGTCTGACAACGTCGGTCTCTCAACGCCTCGCGGCAGCGGCACTTCGGGCTATGTCCAACGCAACCTCGCGCACATGCGCCCGCGCGACTACGGTGCGCCCTACCCCCCAAAGGATGCGGACTCGTTCCGCCACAAGCAGCGACAGCCCGATAAGGAGATCTTGGAGCACGACCGTAAGCGCGAGGTAGAGGTCAAGGTGCTCGACCTGCGTGATACtctcgaagacgaagg TctcgacgaagaggaagTAGAGAAACGATGCGATGAGATGCGAACGAagctgctggccgagctcgagaaaCAGAAGAATAGCCGGGGTGGCGGTGCCGGACCCGTACGCAAGCACTTCAAAAGTCACCAAGTGCAcgagatggccgacgccAAGATCaaagagagcgagagacTACGGAACGCATTGAGAATAAGTAAAGATTACGAGGAGGGAAGCCATTGGAAGAGACAAGAGGAGAGGCTCCGGGGTTCTCTAGAGAAGGATACCAAGAGAGAGGACGTTGACTAG
- a CDS encoding Putative NADH dehydrogenase [ubiquinone] 1 alpha subcomplex subunit 12 — protein MSPTRISPFLEAWYKWKALRLPWRKRFLVGRDLQGYTFWEFRDVRGNGPGRFRRIVKYPRSIYLSDVKVSPLWHQWLRYTREQPPTLEEQSREAFRQERMKVLAAQADARWEAKPRLTDAPGQETGQPLPSFNIAQTQPNAPELEATNADAKENNTTPTKPARPTESAQLLNETRTKYGKDPWARAQGPSESWQPATWVPPAGKK, from the exons ATGTCTCCGACACGGATATCACCCTTTCTGGAGGCTTGGTACAAATGGAAGGCGCTCAGACTGCCATGGCGCAAGCGCTTCCTCGTCG GCCGTGACCTGCAGGGCTACACCTTTTGGGAGTTTCGAGACGTCCGCGGCAACGGGCCTGGCCGCTTCCGCCGCATCGTCAAGTATCCGCGATCGATATACCTCTCCGACGTAAAGGTATCGCCGCTGTGGCACCAGTGGTTGCGGTACACGCGAGAACAGCCCCCGACACTCGAAGAACAGTCGCGAGAGGCCTTCAGACAAGAGCGCATGAAAGTTctggcggcgcaggcggatGCCAGATGGGAGGCCAAGCCTAGACTTACGGATGCCCCGGGGCAGGAAACCGGTCAGCCTTTACCGTCGTTCAACATTGCGCAGACCCAGCCCAATGCGCCGGAACTGGAGGCGACAAACGCGGACGCAAAGGAGAACAACACAACACCAACAAAGCCTGCGAGGCCGACCGAGTCAGCTCAGCTTCTAAacgagacgaggacgaaaTACGGGAAGGACCCGTGGGCCAGGGCTCAAGGGCCGAGTGAAAGCTGGCAGCCAGCAACGTGGGTACCACCTGCAGGAAAGAAATAG
- a CDS encoding Putative carboxylesterase, type B, carboxylesterase type B, active, alpha/Beta hydrolase: MPAGALALVALLAAAVSCAPSIQDLRTDITIIRDNDLLDLKSPTVNASALFLRSRVPFSEAKAACNMLGEQLWAPQSNSTKRILSILDYQEADVDLSAIWVAPNEDDGPKTINLMGEISSASASAINPVLCMHTAPLSNGVTQDNTEKWQVVVHSNREDVLGFRDRNSFRFQGMRFATKTERFAYPRMYRGSGGNATALEFGSPCYQGFGEEDCHYLNVYTPYLPRNRRIDNGLRPVMLWIYGGALTSGFGSDSLFDGGNLASRGDVVVVTINYRLGTLGYLALDDGETNGNFGLADQILALDWVREHIRDFGGDPDKITVFGQSAGAASVRAMMASPKAAGKFAAAIPMSNLGGISYGASYSRYFSIEDQLDLVGNAILGTTNCANATSQVGCLRKVPVGSLGPGARYLVNDGVYLTTDELQLKGDPLNVHVMMGITSEDGLPFLIFPRNGTVINDTRWLISQGLPAPSEDLFPPIDMKNATRAAFGIGARLATDAMFRCVDQATVYAGLDSGVFGPEVYYYELERTYQTPEWPRLDICEAPKSEAHPTGDPDSAINNLRCHSGDLLPLFGNIVRQGNPLRDENDLPWQQYLVDTITSFARTYNPNPERAFLEARGFESTLKAQEKSGSWQPSVRGEMKMRIIDWPVERNMMRSFKDIEQCKWLKLPLDYYV, translated from the exons ATGCCCGCGGGAGCGCTCGCTCTGGTCGCCTTACTAGCTGCAGCTGTTTCGTGCGCACCGTCAATCCAGGACTTGAGGACCGACATAACCATCATTCGAGACAACGATCTGCTGG ACTTGAAAAGCCCTACGGTAAATGCCAGCGCTCTGTTCCTCCGCAGCAGAGTGCCTTTCAGCGAGGCGAAAGCCGCGTGCAACATGCTGGGCGAGCAGTTGTGGGCTCCCCAGTCGAACAGCACCAAGAGGATCCTCTCGATCCTCGACTATCAAGAGGCGGATGTCGATTTGTCCGCAATATGGGTAGCGCcgaacgaggacgacggtCCGAAGACGATCAACCTGATGGGTGAGATCTCCTCCGCCAGTGCCTCCGCTATCAATCCTGTCCTGTGTATGCACACGGCGCCGCTATCCAACGGCGTGACCCAGGACAATACCGAAAAGTGGCAGGTGGTCGTTCACTCCAACAGGGAAGATGTTCTCGGTTTTCGGGACAGGAATAGCTTCCGTTTTCAGGGCATGCGGTTCGCAACAAAAACAGAGCGCTTCGCCTATCCCAGGATGTATCGAGGCTCCGGCGGTAATGCTACGGCGCTCGAGTTCGGCTCTCCTTGCTACCAGGGGTTCGGCGAAGAAGATTGCCATTACCTGAACGTTTACACGCCGTATCTTCCTCGCAACAGACGCATCGACAACGGGCTGCGGCCGGTCATGCTATGGATCTACGGCGGGGCTCTGACGAGCGGCTTCGGCAGTGACTCATTATTCGACGGAGGGAATCTGGCTTCCCGTGGCGACGTTGTGGTTGTCACCATCAACTATCGCCTCGGAACTCTTGGCTATTTGGCGCTAGACGACGGGGAGACGAACGGCAATTTCGGTCTCGCCGATCAGATTCTGGCGTTGGACTGGGTCCGAGAACACATTCGAGATTTTGGGGGTGATCCCGACAAGATCACCGTCTTTGGCCAGTCCGCCGGTGCGGCCTCTGTCCGAGCCATGATGGCGTCGCCGAAAGCTGCTGGGAAGTTCGCAGCAGCTATTCCTATGAGTAACCTGGGGGGCATATCGTATGGGGCATCCTACTCCAGATATTTTTCGATCGAAGATCAGCTGGACCTTGTAGGAAATGCCATACTTGGCACCACGAACTGCGCCAACGCAACATCGCAGGTCGGATGCCTCCGGAAAGTACCTGTCGGAAGTCTCGGGCCCGGGGCGCGATACCTCGTCAATGACGGTGTTTATCTGACGACGGACGAGCTGCAGCTGAAGGGCGATCCTTTGAACGTCCATGTGATGATGGGTATTACATCTGAGGACGGCTTGCCGTTCTTGATCTTCCCGCGCAATGGGACTGTCATCAACGACACTCGCTGGCTTATATCGCAGGGTCTTCCGGCGCCTTCGGAGGACCTTTTTCCTCCGATAGACATGAAGAATgcgactcgggcggcgtTTGGTATAGGTGCTCGGCTGGCAACTGACGCCATGTTTCGCTGTGTCGACCAGGCCACTGTGTACGCAGGTTTGGATAGCGGCGTGTTCGGGCCCGAGGTGTACTACTACGAACTCGAGCGGACGTACCAGACGCCAGAATGGCCGAGGCTCGACATCTGTGAGGCACCCAAGTCTGAGGCGCATCCCACGGGAGACCCTGACTCGGCCATCAACAACCTACGATGCCACTCGGGCGACCTGCTACCGCTCTTCGGCAACATCGTGCGTCAGGGGAATCCATTGCGCGATGAAAACGACTTGCCTTGGCAGCAATACCTCGTCGACACCATCACTTCATTTGCCAGGACATATAATCCCAACCCGGAAAGGGCGTTTCTCGAGGCGAGAGGGTTTGAGAGCACGCTGAAGGCGCAGGAGAAGTCGGGCTCATGGCAGCCGTCTGTAAGAGGTGAGATGAAGATGAGAATAATCGACTGGCCTGTGGAGCGTAACATGATGAGGAGTTTCAAGGATATCGAGCAGTGCAAATGGTTGAAGTTGCCGCTTGATTATTACGTTTGA
- a CDS encoding Putative Ecp2 effector protein: protein MKSYSVPVSFLFLASALAALTTTTAKSHQICHLADMGVTPFPNAVCEPFTTSNNADVAVFRQDPVGFNKSHYMTTKMVPGHSKAEATIWNRNRAGEYVDDFCDNIRGTHSNSYSPRMPLVAECVAIKEWAAANAGHWVVSKNDLNKHNRVVLLAVGSCAFVVGATEEKRTDTDIIISSKDVTKAMQDVIKKPQIGGRVKVAGRFSCITGDGRDKVAANWYITNTEVIDWDE from the coding sequence ATGAAGAGCTATTCTGTCCCcgtttcttttctcttcctggCCAGCGCTCTAGCCGCTCTCACTACGACGACCGCAAAGTCACACCAAATCTGTCATCTAGCTGACATGGGCGTTACTCCCTTTCCCAACGCTGTCTGCGAGcccttcaccacctccaACAACGCTGATGTGGCTGTCTTCCGCCAGGACCCTGTCGGTTTCAACAAGAGCCATTACATGACCACCAAGATGGTTCCGGGCCACAGCAAGGCTGAAGCCACCATCTGGAACCGCAACCGTGCCGGGGAATATGTGGACGACTTCTGCGACAACATCCGCGGCACCCACTCCAACTCTTACAGCCCCCGCATGCCCCTCGTTGCCGAATGCGTCGCTATCAAGGAGTGGGCCGCTGCCAACGCAGGCCACTGGGTGGTATCTAAGAATGACCTGAACAAGCACAACCGGGTTGTCCTTTTGGCCGTGGGCAGCTGCGCCTTTGTTGTTGGCGCCACCGAGGAGAAACGCACCGATACTGatatcatcatcagcagcaaGGATGTCACGAAAGCCATGCAGGATGTCATTAAAAAACCCCAGATTGGGGGCAGGGTCAAAGTAGCTGGACGTTTTTCTTGCATCACTGGCGACGGCAGAGACAAGGTTGCGGCCAACTGGTACATTACTAACACTGAGGTAATTGACTGGGATGAATGA
- a CDS encoding Putative smooth muscle protein/calponin, with protein sequence MASVTSLDKDLRKLRLDKYTPTAAKEVSTWIEGVLGERLPSGDLLDGLKDGVALCKLINLAIPSPGVKFKKSAMPFVQMENISHFLRACKQPPLNLQDHDVFLTVDLFEQKDPAQVLQCLGAFSRAAHAANPANFPSPIGSKTRGVMSPQGTGRGTPSPTRSRGLSNASGFGSPRPNLSSAKTGDPGSGRWSPTKPTSPVSSWSRKEHEGATSPAWNIAQYGYMGGASQGNLGISFGSRRQITSAGPSVPSLAEKEKRRKDKEVEEDRQRQQMEEHRRQKDEELEREARLREEREIQRLVEEKQRQADQERRQWEEEERMWKLTEEKRRKEEAEAENRLAEERNRARSKSDARLRGQFLSQYQSEQGIKPQKTGADRIAELEKELEEARERERRYELERQGRPGRALAVTNDPKARLRSRSRPSDGTPSRQDSWSRNEREVLQTAWSQHQEAQDDDEPPAPPPRSPRPLPDPMAVAQPPQNVVAHTTGGRPLPDPAAYNAATQAPPSRTDRFLASNAAPALPAAKQTYSRELSATAEQDAEDRRHAQSQNKTKAGGWASKSLLEREMEMERERQREWEEAQKETAKAVPAGNGVDGIGGGIGGRWDVSQWSGYTGGDNQNKGAQGIGAGRRQIVGPRPLPNVPR encoded by the exons ATGGCGTCAGTAACGTCCTTAGACAAGGATTTGCGAAAGTTGCGCCTCGACAAGTATACGCCCACTGCTGCGAAAGAGGTCAGTACCTGGATTGAGGGGGTTTTGGGAGAGAGGTTGCCTTCTGGTGACCTCCTTGACGGGCTGAAAGATGGCGTCGCTTTGTGCAA ATTGATCAACCTTGCGATACCATCACCCGGCGTAAAGTTCAAGAAGTCTGCGATGCCTTTCGTTCAGATGGAGAACATTTCGCACTTTCTGCGCGCCTGCAAACAGCCCCCTCTGAACCTTCAAGACCACGACGTCTTCCTCACCGTAGACCTTTTCGAACAAAAAGATCCTGCCCAGGTGCTGCAATGCCTCGGAGCCTTTAGCCGTGCCGCACACGCAGCAAACCCGGCCAACTTCCCGTCGCCCATCGGCTCCAAAACCCGCGGGGTGATGAGCCCTCAAGGCACTGGGCGTGGAACCCCTTCGCCTACGAGATCGCGCGGGTTGTCCAATGCATCTGGATTCGGTTCCCCTCGGCCTAACCTGTCCAGTGCCAAGACTGGAGACCCGGGCTCGGGGAGATGGAGTCCGACCAAGCCCACCTCTCCCGTTAGCAGCTGGAGTAGGAAGGAACATGAAGGCGCGACTTCTCCAGCATGGAACATCGCTCAGTATGGCTACATGGGCGGTGCTAGTCAAGGAAACCTAGGCATTTCGTTCGGAAGCCGGCGGCAGATCACAAGTGCTGGTCCCTCTGTTCCTAGTCTTGCCGAGAAGGAAAAACGGCGAAAAGATAAAGAAGTCGAGGAGGATCGTCAGCGGCAACAGATGGAGGAGCATCGACGCCAAAAAGACGAAGAGCTCGAGCGCGAAGCACGTCTGCGAGAAGAGCGGGAGATTCAGCGTCTCGTGGAGGAGAAGCAAAGACAAGCCGATCAAGAGCGACGCCAatgggaagaggaagagcgCATGTGGAAGCTGACAGAAGAGAAGCGTCGCAAGGAGGAAGCAGAGGCCGAAAACCGCTTGGCCGAGGAACGAAACCGCGCCAGAAGCAAGAGCGATGCTCGCCTGCGGGGACAATTTCTCAGCCAGTACCAGTCGGAGCAGGGTATCAAGCCCCAGAAGACCGGGGCTGACCGGATTGCtgagctggagaaggagctcGAAGAAGCTCGGGAGCGAGAGAGACGATATGAGCTTGAGCGCCAAGGGCGTCCGGGAAGGGCCCTTGCCGTCACCAATGATCCCAAGGCCCGGCTTAGGTCTAGGAGTCGGCCGTCAGACGGAACACCCAGCCGCCAAGATTCATGGTCCAGAAACGAGCGCGAGGTGCTCCAGACTGCGTGGTCTCAACACCAAGAGGCgcaagacgatgatgagccCCCTGCACCGCCCCCGAGATCTCCAAGGCCCCTTCCGGATCCGATGGCAGTCGCTCAACCGCCTCAAAATGTTGTGGCTCACACGACGGGTGGTCGACCTCTTCCAGACCCCGCCGCGTACAACGCGGCGACTCAGGCCCCACCCAGCCGAACAGACCGGTTCCTCGCTAGCAACGCCGCACCGGCCTTACCCGCCGCTAAGCAGACTTACTCTCGCGAGCTGAGCGCTACGGCAGAGCAAGATGCTGAGGATCGCCGACACGCCCAAAGCCAGAACAAGACCAAGGCAGGAGGCTGGGCGTCCAAATCGCTCCTCGAGCGCGAAATGGAGATGGAACGTGAGCGTCAACGTGAATGGGAAGAAGCTCAGAAGGAGACGGCCAAGGCTGTTCCTGCTGGGAACGGCGTCGACGGTATTGGCGGTGGCATCGGAGGCCGCTGGGATGTCAGCCAGTGGTCTGGTTACACTGGGGGCGACAACCAGAACAAGGGCGCCCAGGGAATTGGAGCTGGTCGTAGACAAATTGTCGGACCGAGACCGCTGCCTAATGTCCCGCGATAA
- a CDS encoding Putative G protein alpha subunit, helical insertion codes for MGCGMSTEDKEGKARNEEIENQLKRDKMMQRNEIKMLLLGAGESGKSTILKQMKLIHEGGYSRDERESFKEIIFSNTVQSMRVILEAMESLELPLEDQRMEYHVQTIFMQPAQIEGDVLPPEVGSAIEALWKDRGVQECFKRSREYQLNDSARYYFDNIARIAAPDYMPNDQDVLRSRVKTTGITETTFIIGDLTYRMFDVGGQRSERKKWIHCFENVTTILFLVAISEYDQLLFEDETVNRMQEALTLFDSICNSRWFIKTSIILFLNKIDRFKEKLPVSPMKNYFPDYEGGDDYAAACDYILNRFVSLNQHETKQIYTHFTCATDTTQIRFVMAAVNDIIIQENLRLCGLI; via the exons ATGGGTTGCGGAATGAGCACGGAGGATAAGGAGGGCAAGGCCCGCAATGAGGAGATCGAGAACCAGTTGAAGAGGGACAAGATGATGCAGCGCAATGAGATCAAGATGCTTCTTCTGG GTGCTGGTGAATCCGGAAAGTCGACGATCCTGAAGCAGATGAAGCTGATCCACGAGGGCGGCTACTCGCGCGATGAGCGGGAATCCTTCAAGGAAATCATCTTCAGCAACACGGTGCAATCGATGCGTGtcatcctcgaggccatggagTCGCTGGAGCTGCCCCTTGAGGACCAGCGCATGGAGTACCACGTCCAGACCATCTTCATGCAGCCCGCCCAAATCGAAGGAGACGTTCTGCCGCCCGAAGTCGGAAGCGCGATCGAGGCTTTGTGGAAGGACCGTGGCGTGCAGGAGTGCTTCAAGCGCTCTCGCGAATACCAGCTCAACGACTCTGCGAGATA CTACTTCGACAACATTGCACGTATCGCCGCTCCCGATTACATGCCCAACGACCAGGATGTCTTGCGATCGCGTGTCAAGACGACGGGTATCACGGAAACCACGTTCATCATTGGTGACCTGACGTACAGAATGTTCGATGTCGGTGGTCAACGATCTGAGCGAAAGAAGTGGATTCATTGCTTCGAGAACGTCACCAcgatcctcttcctcgtcgccatctcCGAGTACGACCAGCTGCtcttcgaggacgagacTGTCAACCGCATGCAGGAGGCTCTCACATTGTTCGACTCCATCTGCAACTCGAGATGGTTCATCAAGACATCTATCATCCTCTTTCTCAACAAGATCGACCGATTTAAGGAGAAGCTTCCGGTCAGCCCTATGAAGAACTACTTCCCCGACTACGAGGGTGGCGATGACTACGCCGCGGCGTGCGACTACATTTTGAACCGATTCGTCAGCCTGAATCAGCATGAGACTAAGCAAATCTACACGCACTTCACCTGCGCGACAGACACAACTCAGATTCGCTTCGTCATGGCGGCAGTGAATG ACATCATCATTCAGGAGAACCTGCGGTTGTGCGGCCTGATTTGA
- a CDS encoding Putative Tim10-like domain superfamily protein, with amino-acid sequence MDALTKTEEAQLQQRLQKRQVKEFMNLFGNLVDHCFTSCVDDFTSKSLSSRETGCITRCIQKQMFSQQRLSERFQEHNAQMTAQMQQ; translated from the exons ATGGACGC CCTTACCAAGACCGAGGAAGCCCAGCTCCAGCAGAGACTGCAGAAGCGTCAAGTTAAGGAGTTTATGAAC CTCTTTggcaacctcgtcgaccaCTGCTTCACCTCGTGCGTTGACGACTTCACCTCAAAgtccctctcctcccgcGAGACGGGCTGCATCACTCGCTGCATCCAGAAGCAGATGTTCTCCCAGCAGCGCCTGAGCGAGCGCTTCCAGGAACACAACGCCCAGATGACCGCTCAGATGCAGCAGTAA
- a CDS encoding Putative Smr domain-containing protein, protein MSIPMNRLGGRAFNHANDDDDSEIEREYDRLRDAAREEANKRNQCFERSQQAYQSGDGAAAKELSNEGKRHAQRMEDLNRQASEFIFRENNAAGRVTGSCVDLHGQFVEEAERILEERIRADRARGQDHLHAIVGKGNHSTGHVQKLKPRIEEICREMGLNYSTEENAGRIYINLQGGDATMPPPPQVGGGHHGGQHHGGQHHGGQQQPHHGGQQQPHHGGQQQHGGQQQGQDETTDLVVKILKKLEKACCVVM, encoded by the exons ATGTCTATCCCTATGAACCGCTTGGGCGGTCGCG CCTTCAACcacgccaacgacgacgacgactctgAAATCGAACGCGAGTATGATCGCCTGCGCGATGCCGcccgcgaggaggccaacaAGCGCAACCAGTGCTTCGAGCGC TCCCAGCAAGCCTACCAatccggcgacggcgcggccgccaaggagctctCCAATGAGGGCAAACGCCACGCGCAGCGCATGGAGGACCTCAACCGACAGGCCTCCGAGTTCATCTTCCGGGAGAACAACGCCGCGGGGCGGGTGACGGGCAGCTGCGTCGACCTGCACGGGCAGTTCGTCGAAGAGGCGGAGCGCATCTTGGAGGAGCGTATCCGGGCGGACCGCGCGCGCGGCCAAGACCACCTGCACGCTATCGTCGGCAAGGGAAACCACTCGACGGGCCACGTACAGAAGTTGAAGCCGCGCATTGAGGAGATCTGCCGAGAGATGGGGCTGAATTATTCGACGGAGGAGAACGCCGGGAGGATCTATATCAATCTCCAAGGCGGGGAcgcgacgatgccgccgccgccgcaggtCGGAGGTGGACACCATGGCGGCCAGCATCACGGCGGCCAGCATCATGgtggacagcagcagccgcatcACGgtggccagcagcagccgcaccatggcggccagcaacaacacgGCGGGCAACAGCAGGGCCAGGACGAGACCACCGATTTGGTCGTCAAAATCCTCaagaagctggagaaggCTTGCTGCGTTGTCATGTAG
- a CDS encoding Putative Cell division cycle protein has product MPSLEGLTEGQPTLDAINNATAQDTEELTFPPVTKEHILNCSYDSWFTKYRTVSIRSRIVKLSPDFVQYIRDDGIILADDDDILDEEDEGEWSASSNTAGAPSRNQHLEEDSSDDEPEADSRPPNERFPEIHQEIRDIIKELGGSVAPKLNWSAPKDAAWISPHQNTLKCTSPNDIYLLLKSSSFVSHDLEHAFEDTVSSSSNRSFQPILVLRPFFAPNPALEFRCFVKHRTLIGLCQRDWNYYPFLDGLRPALVSKVTDFFEDRLRFTFPDGSFTFDVYVPGDSDSHDELGKVRLIDINPWAPRTDSLLFSWVELLEFKVLKPMLGSVLNDEEQIEGSGADETTDDEDADELVPELRLVEKDNPAAFNFSTPQYSAHKLPKEVVDASFAGEGGLREFAQRWKEMTEAEGGGDVWENPSTAETSG; this is encoded by the coding sequence ATGCCGTCTCTCGAAGGGCTCACTGAGGGGCAACCAACCCTGGACGCCATAAACAATGCCACGGCACAAGACACTGAAGAGCTTACTTTTCCGCCCGTGACTAAGGAGCACATTCTAAACTGCTCGTACGACAGCTGGTTTACCAAGTATCGGACAGTGTCAATCAGGTCCAGGATTGTCAAGCTGTCGCCTGATTTTGTTCAGTACATCCGCGACGATGGCATCAttctcgccgacgacgacgatattcttgacgaggaagatgaaggggAATGGTCCGCCTCATCAAATACAGCCGGTGCGCCTAGCCGAAACCAACATCTCGAGGAAGATAGCTCCGACGACGAACCTGAGGCCGACTCTCGGCCGCCGAATGAGCGCTTCCCTGAAATTCACCAGGAGATCCGGGACATTATCAAGGAATTGGGAGGCTCTGTTGCGCCCAAGCTGAACTGGTCCGCCCCGAAAGATGCAGCCTGGATCTCACCGCACCAGAACACGCTCAAGTGCACATCACCCAACGATATCTACCTCCTCCTCAAGAGCTCCAGCTTCGTCAGTCATGACCTAGAGCACGCCTTCGAGGACACCgtttcctcgtcctccaaTAGGTCTTTCCAGCCCATCTTGGTCTTGAGACCCTTCTTCGCACCCAATCCGGCGCTTGAGTTTCGTTGTTTCGTCAAGCACCGCACTCTCATCGGTCTCTGCCAGCGCGATTGGAACTACTACCCCTTCCTTGACGGCCTGCGGCCAGCGCTGGTGTCCAAGGTCACCGACTTCTTCGAGGACCGTCTGCGCTTCACCTTCCCCGACGGGTCATTTACTTTCGATGTCTACGTTCCCGGCGACAGCGACTCGCACGATGAGCTCGGCAAGGTGCGCCTTATCGACATCAACCCCTGGGCGCCACGAACAGACAGTCTGCTCTTCAGCTGGGTCGAGTTGCTTGAGTTCAAGGTCCTTAAGCCTATGCTGGGTTCCGTTTTAAACGATGAGGAGCAGATTGAAGGCAGTGGTGCGGACGAGACGacggatgacgaagacgccgatgAGCTGGTCCCTGAGTTGAGGTTGGTCGAGAAGGATAACCCAGCTGCCTTCAACTTCAGCACACCACAGTATTCCGCGCACAAGCTGCCCAAGGAGGTTGTAGACGCGAGTTTTGCGGGTGAGGGCGGGCTGAGGGAGTTTGCTCAGCGGTGGAAGGAGATGACGGAGGCTGAGGGTGGCGGTGATGTCTGGGAGAATCCTTCCACAGCCGAGACGTCAGGCTGA